The genomic interval CGATCTCGTGCAGGGTCTCGAGGATCACGCTTTGCAGTTCAGGCGAAGGGTGCTCGGGTTCTGGCAGCAGCAGCAACGCCTCGAGCCAGGCACGCTCCAGCGACTGCCGGCGCCGCCAGCTGACCAGCACACAATTGGCGATGCGGGTTAGGTAGGCGCGTGGCTGACGGATCGGTTCGACCCGCGCACCCTCCCGGCTGGTAAGCACCCGCAGGAAAATATCATGCGCCAGGTCATCGGCCACCCCGCGTCCCCACGACCTCAGCCGATAGGCGAG from Pseudomonas kermanshahensis carries:
- a CDS encoding sigma-70 family RNA polymerase sigma factor codes for the protein MNAPFSPPNSTEPCSVETLYIENHVWLRNWLAYRLRSWGRGVADDLAHDIFLRVLTSREGARVEPIRQPRAYLTRIANCVLVSWRRRQSLERAWLEALLLLPEPEHPSPELQSVILETLHEIDTLLDTLRPRVRQAFLMATLDGMKQKDIAVALNIALPTVKKYIHEAYLACLTQMPDE